In one Heteronotia binoei isolate CCM8104 ecotype False Entrance Well chromosome 1, APGP_CSIRO_Hbin_v1, whole genome shotgun sequence genomic region, the following are encoded:
- the TMEM223 gene encoding transmembrane protein 223, with amino-acid sequence MLCCTWGNGVRVWGSVSGGPRSAGLLWSWCWRGAPWPVRSWSWSAWSRSSAEKTPWRWGTARRVHCAFPLDARVAQDVLLFQHDRVRFFRLLGLFCACQFLFWTYLAHTAFYSLRSTGAKRPESDSQQGERPLPTLPGGATLNVGSNKWRFGFTASCLTVGCLILVAGFIFSRRSVSRVILHRGGQEVTLTTYYPFGLPSSFTVPLRNISCMSHRSEVPAMIPLKIKGRPFYFLLDKQGRITNAKLFDITVGAYRKV; translated from the exons ATGTTGTGTTGCACGTGGGGAAATGGGGTGCGGGTTTGGGGCTCGGTGAGTGGGGGGCCGCGGAGTGCGGGGCTGCTTTGGAGTTGGTGCTGGCGGGGAGCGCCCTGGCCTGTGCGCTCTTGGAGCTGGAGCGCATGGAGCAGAAGCAGCGCGGAGAAGACCCCGTGGCGATGGGGCACAGCCCGCAGGGTGCATTGCGCGTTTCCGCTGGATGCCCGTGTGGCCCAGGACGTTTTGCTCTTCCAGCATGACCGAGTTCGCTTTTTCCGCCTTCTCGGCCTTTTCTGTGCCTGCCAGTTCCTGTTCTGGACCTATCTGGCACACACCGCTTTCTATTCCCTGCGCTCCACCGGCGCTAAGCGGCCGGAATCGGATTCGCAGCAGGGGGAGCGGCCTCTGCCGACCCTGCCGGGCGGAGCCACACTCAATGTCGGCTCTAACAAGTGGCGCTTTGGTTTCACCGCCTCTTGCCTGACAGTAG GTTGTCTGATCTTGGTGGCAGGCTTCATTTTTTCACGTCGCTCCGTCAGCCGAGTCATTCTGCACCGTGGTGGGCAGGAAGTGACTCTCACCACCTATTATCCCTTTGGCCTGCCCTCCTCCTTCACCGTACCCCTGCGCAACATCTCCTGCATGTCCCATCGTTCTGAGGTGCCGGCCATGATCCCCCTCAAGATCAAGGGGAGGCCCTTCTATTTCCTCTTGGACAAGCAAGGGAGGATCACAAATGCCAAGCTTTTTGATATCACAGTGGGTGCTTATCGGAAAGTGTAA